A window of Chitinispirillum alkaliphilum contains these coding sequences:
- a CDS encoding Phosphopantetheine adenylyltransferase, giving the protein MPTALYPGTFDPITFGHIDIAVRASNIFKKVIAVVAANPVKSPLFSVDERVEMVREALCHVPHIEVISHSGLIVNCLRENNATALIRGLRAVSDIDYEFQMAFTNRNMHNSAETIFLMPSAEYTYLNSTLVKQIAHYGEDVSSFVPDFVQKKLMEKYGRS; this is encoded by the coding sequence ATGCCCACTGCCCTATACCCGGGTACTTTTGATCCTATTACTTTCGGACACATAGATATCGCTGTCAGAGCTTCGAACATTTTCAAAAAAGTGATAGCGGTTGTTGCTGCCAATCCGGTTAAATCCCCCCTCTTTTCAGTTGATGAACGTGTGGAGATGGTAAGAGAAGCTCTGTGCCATGTGCCACATATAGAGGTGATCAGCCATTCCGGGCTCATAGTCAATTGTCTGAGGGAAAACAATGCTACTGCGCTTATAAGAGGACTCAGAGCGGTTTCTGATATAGATTATGAATTTCAAATGGCATTTACTAACCGTAATATGCACAATAGTGCCGAAACAATCTTTCTCATGCCAAGCGCTGAATATACATATCTCAATTCGACCCTTGTAAAACAGATCGCTCACTATGGCGAAGATGTAAGCTCTTTTGTACCTGATTTCGTACAGAAGAAATTAATGGAAAAATATGGCAGAAGCTGA
- a CDS encoding 16S rRNA (guanine(966)-N(2))-methyltransferase translates to MGLRIISGELKGRIIKVSEKAKKQFRPTTERARESVAEILKVHLLDAYVADVCAGSGTMGFEMLSRGAKRVDFIESDKVYASGIEKNSEYLAVKDRVRVIRQDVRKFVTSSDERYQLIYYDPPYDCDQLPQMVPLLVKRLSPEGILVYERRRLPGEKKPDSKKAAENMYDRRIFGDTVVEFYKIHKS, encoded by the coding sequence ATGGGACTTAGAATCATCTCCGGGGAGCTGAAAGGGCGGATAATAAAGGTCAGCGAAAAAGCTAAAAAACAATTCCGTCCCACAACAGAGCGTGCCCGGGAATCGGTGGCGGAAATACTGAAAGTTCATTTGCTGGATGCATATGTGGCGGATGTTTGTGCCGGCAGTGGCACGATGGGATTTGAAATGCTCAGCCGCGGGGCTAAAAGGGTTGATTTTATTGAAAGTGATAAGGTCTATGCTTCCGGGATAGAAAAAAATTCAGAATACCTGGCAGTTAAAGATCGGGTCAGGGTGATCCGGCAGGACGTGCGCAAGTTTGTAACTTCATCTGATGAACGTTATCAGTTGATATATTATGATCCTCCGTATGACTGTGACCAGCTCCCCCAAATGGTGCCTTTGCTTGTCAAGAGGCTTTCACCCGAAGGTATTCTTGTCTATGAGCGGCGCAGATTACCGGGAGAGAAAAAACCTGATTCAAAAAAAGCTGCAGAAAATATGTATGACAGAAGGATATTTGGAGATACTGTTGTAGAATTTTACAAAATACATAAAAGTTGA